TCCTTTCCCAGCCGATGGTACGATTTCGCGATCCAGCGCATGGAAGCGCAGCGTTCTTCCGCCCAGGTGCTGGCGGGCAGCGAAAGGTGGCGCTTCAGGGTTTTGATGCAGTCCGGAAAGCGGCCCAGATACAGATATTCCCGCCCCAGATAGTAGCACATGCGGTCGTCCTCGGGATTTTCCCGCACGGCCGTCTCCAGAAGCGGCAGGTAAGAGCCTCTGGATTTTTCGGGGTCGGGATAATGGTCCAGAACGACGGAGTCCGCATAGACCGTCCTCTGCGGCGGCGTCCCGTTATAATACAGGTATTCGTGCACAGGGTAGCGCCAGCGGAATCCTTTGCGGGAATGGATTTTGGAATAGTAGAACTGCATGTCTGGGGAACCGTCCGGCCGGTGGCTCCAGTTGTAAAGATAGCGCGCGGTGTTGGTATCCGGCTGCCACACCTGTTCCAGATGCTCCCGCCACCCTGGTGAAAAGACCTCGTCCAGGTCGGTGCAGACGCAGATGTCGACGCCGGCGGGGACATGGTCCAGCGAAAGGTTGCGCGCGGCGTCGAACCGCCAGGGTTTGACCTCCTCCGTAAACACAACCGCGCCCCTGCCGCGCAGCTTTTCCACCGTCCCGTCGGTCGAGCCGGTGTCGGTGACGACGACAAGGTCGGCCTCCCGCATGGAATCCATCCAGCGGTCGACAAATTTTTCTTCGTTTTTGGCGATGGCGTAAACGCACACTTGATATCGGCCCAAAAAGCTTCCCTCTTTCTTTCTGATTATATCTCATCCGGCAATTCCCCTTATGACTCGGTCCTGTTTCCGTTCTTCCCCCGACGAAGCCGGGGAGGAACGGAAACAAATCCTGCATCTTAACAGAAAATGCGATGGGAAAAGGAAAGCCGCCGGCTGTGGCGGCTTTCCGGTATGTAGCCATCCGGGCGCCCGATTGGCGCCCGGACAAAGGAGAACCTAAAAAGGATCGGGCAGGCAGAGCCGGGATGAAAGCGGCTCTGCCGAAAGCGGAGGAAACAGGTCTTAGGGCTGGCGTTTTCCCGATGCCCTGTTTTTTAGGGATAACTATTATTTCCATTACAGCTTATGCATGGCCGCTGCATATGTTGAAGAAAAACACCGGGAAAGCAATCGGCACAGGCCTGTGTAAGCCTGTGCCGATTGCGCAAATTTATCTTGTAGAAGGAAACAAATAATCCGGGGCGCCTTAGCAGGGGAGCCTTGGGACGTCCCGGCGGCGTCATCTAAAACATCACATCTCGATTTCCTCATCGCCGTAGGTCGCTCTGCGCTTTGCCGTGGTAAGGATGCTCACCACCAGGACGGCCGCTGTGATGAGGAGCATCACGGCGCAGATCGGGCGCTGCACGAACTGCGCGGCATCCCCGCGGAACATGGTCATGGACTGAACCAGTGTGGACTCCATAATGTCGCCCAGCACAAAGGTCAGGATGATCGGAGCGATCGGGAAGTCTCCCTTTTTCATCAGGTAACCGAGGATGCCGAACAGGAAGGTCATGACGACATCCATAACACTGTTGTTGATGCTGTATGTCCCAACGAGGCACAGCACAATGATGATGGGGAACATGATCCGGTTGGGAACATGGGTCAGTTTGGCCCAGAATCCCGCCATGGGGAGATTCATGAATAAGAGGAGCGTATTCCCGATGAACATGCTCGCGATGACGGCCCAGACCACGTCGGGATTTTCCTGGAACAGCATGGGGCCCGGCTGAAGGCCGTGCATGACAAACGCGCCGAGCAGGATCGCGATCGTGGGGGAGGTTGGGATCCCCAGCGTGAACAGCGGGATTAGGGAACCGCCACAGTAGGCATTGTTGGCTGTTTCGGGGCCGGAGACGCCCTCCACCACGCCGGTGCCGAATTTTTCAGGATGCTTCGACAGCTTCTTTTCCAGCGAATAGCTCAAAATGGTGGGGATGACGGAGTTTGTGCCGGGCACCAGGCCGATCAGAAAGCCCAGAACGGTTCCGCGGAGGATGGACTTGGTGACAATGGGGCGTTCCTCCTTTGTCGGGAAAAGCCCCTTGATGGGCGGTATGGTCACTTCGGAATGAAGGTCGGTTTCCAGCGAAAGGAAGATTTCCGACAGGCCGAACAGGCCGATGGCAAGGCAGATAAAATCGAGCCCGCTTAAAAGATAGTCCGTTCCCAGCGTAAATCTGGCGATACCGCTGGAATTATCAAGCCCCACCAGGGAAAGCGCAAGGCCCAGAAAGGCCGAGGTCATGCCTTTGACAAGTGATTTCCCCATAAGGCCGACCACCATGGTCATACCCATCACCATCAGGCAGAAATATTCGGGCGGCCCGAACTTCAAAGCCTGAGAGGCGACAAACGGCCCGACGAACACCAGCCCTATCATGGCGATCGTGCCGCCGACAAACGAGCCGATTGCGGCTACGCCGAGCGCGACGCCGGCCCTGCCTTTCTGGGCGAGCGGATAACCTTCCATACAGGTGATGACGGAAGCGGATTCGCCCGGGATGTTGACCAAGACAGAGGTGATAGTCCCGCCGTACATGGCTCCGTAATAAATTCCCGCCAGCATGATGATGGAACTGGCGGGGCCCATGCCGAAGGTCAGGGGCAGCAGCAGTGCTGTTCCGGCGGAAGGGCCGAGGCCCGGCAGCACGCCGACCATCATGCCGAAAGCGACGCCGATCAGGCAGTACAGCAGATTATACCAGGTTGCCGCCGCGGCGAATCCCTGCAGTAAGTATCCTAGTGATTCTGACAACGATATCCCTCCCTAAATTCCGAATATTCCAACCGGCAGCGGAACCTGCAGCAGAATTTTGAAGACCACATAGCACAGGGCCGCCACAATGACGGAAAGGGCGACCGCGCGTTTCCAGCTGTACCCCAACGAGAAAAGCAGGAAAAGCATGATCGCGGCGGCGGGTAGAAATCCGGTTATGGTTACCAGGGCAAGGAAAACCAGAAGGGCCGCCCATGTGACTATCATATTTTTCAGGCCCGCGCCTTTCGGAAAAATTTGATTCAGTGCGATTCCTTCCTTTTTCGCTTCGGCGAAGAAGGAGAGGATGGAGAACACGACCAGAAAGGCGCTTACCCAGGTGGACATAAAGGATTCCCCTGGTCCGTATCCCGACCAGTAGTTCATTCTCCGCGAGCCGATAAACATCGCAAGCCCCAAAAGGAACGTTATGCCGCTTAAACAGACGCCAAGATTTAAATGTAGCGACTTTCGCATTGAGAATACTGCACCCCTTTCAAAGGGCAAACCACTTGCCTGCCCTGTTTTTAGACACTCGCCGCGCCGGGGCGGCGTCTCCCGCTGTGCGGCGGGGAGAGATGTGCAGCCGTTATTTCCAGCCCATTACGTCGGCCATGGCTGCCACGTCCTGTTCGCATTTTTTCGCATAGGCGGCATATTCGTCCCCGCCTATATAGTTGACTACCATTCCCATGTCTTTCATTTTCTGAATATGCTCGGGATTCTGGATCGCTTTTTCAAATGCCTTGGAAATTTTGGCATACACCTTTTCATCTACGCCGGCAGGCATAAAGAATCCGCGGTCGGAAGGGGAAAGGACCTCGCTGCTCAGTTTCAGCTCGTTGTAGGTGGGAACGTCGGGGAGCACCTCGGAACGCTTGGGTGCGAACACGCACAGAATATCGACCTCTCCGCTCTTGTAGGCCGAGAGCGTTTCGCCAACGGAACCCCAGGCGACGTCGATATGTCCGCCGAGAAGAGCGGCGTAGTTGTCGTTCCATCCCGACTGATGGACGGGTACCAGCTTGAGACCCGGAATAGCCTTTTTCAAGCTTTCCGTCACCATGTGCTTGTTGCTGCCCTTTCCGGCATCCCCGGCCAGCAACTCATGGGTTTTGGCGTACTCCACCAGATCTTTTGCACTGGAAAAACGTTTATCGCCTTTTTTTACGACCATCGTGCCCCAGTCGCTGATCTGGTTCGCGATCGTACGGAACGATTCCAGATTTTCCTTGCGATTCTGCTGAGGGTCGAGATATCCGGCGTAAAAAGCGGGAATATTGAACTGCGCCATGGTATAGCCGTCGGGCGCGGCCTTGGCAAGCTCGTTCCAGGCAATCCAGCCGTTGGCTCCGGTCTTGTTGACTACGGTGATGGATGTCCCGAGCTCATTTTCCAGGTAGGGGACCAGCGTGCGCACGCACAGGTCGGAGCCGCCGCCCGCCGACCACGGCACCAGAATCGTGATGGGCTTGGTCGGCCAGTTAATGTCGGCTTCAGCGGCTTTGGAACCGGAAGCCTGAGTAGATGTGGAGGGTTTGGCGGAGCAGGACAGAAGCGATAAGATCATCAGCAGGGAAAAAACCATACAAGCTGCTTTTTTCATGATGAAATCTCCTTTTATGTTTTTTTGAATACAATCCGTTATAAAGAGTGAACTTTATACTCTGGATTTACCAAGTCGCGCTTTGAAAACTCCCTCCCTTCCAGGGCATCCATCAGATTGTTCATGCAGTGCCGTGCACAAAACGCATGATTATCGAGCGTGGAGCCCCCGATATGCGGAGTGCAGATTACATTCTCAAAAGTCAGCAGGCGGTTGCCGGATTCAACGGGCTCGTTTGCGAACGTATCGATCCCGGCACCGCTCAGCCGATTTCCTTCCAGTGCGTCGGCCAAAGCCTGTTCATCCACAATTTTTCCGCGGGCTGTGTTGATGAGAACGGCTTCCGGTTTCATTCTGCCGATCTCTTCCCTTCCGATCAGACCCTCCGTCTGGGCGGTCAGCGGAACATGGATGCTGACGATGTCCGAGGTTCCCATCAGGGTATCCAGGGAGACATAAGAGGCCCGCAGATCCTGCTCCTGCCGTGCGGTGCCCCGGACCAGGTCATAATACTGGACCTTTGCGCCGAAAACGTTTACTTTTTCCGCGACCAGGCGCGCGATATTTCCGAAACCGACAAGGCCCACGGTTTTTCCGCTGAGCGTGCGGGCCTGTTCCAGAATTTCGGGAATTAGCCAGGTACCGCGGTGAACGGAGCGGTCCGCCAGGGTGATGCGGCGCAGGACCGCCAGCATCAGCAGAACCGCATGTTCCGAAACGGAAACGGCATTAACGCCCGCGGCAATCAGAACGGGGATTCCCCGCTCTGTCGCGCATGCGACATCCACCTTGTCATATCCAGAGCCCCACCTCTGGATTACTTCCAGCTTGGGGGCGGCGGAAATAACCTCGCGGTTGATCAGCATCTGCCGGGTGATCATATAGTGGATGTTTCTGAGTTTGCTGTGATCGTCTTCGGGTGAAATCAATTCCAGTTCAAATTGATTCGGCAGAAGCCGGGTTACCTCCCGGATCATATTGTTGTCGAATCTTCCGACCAGACCTAAAATTTTTTTTGCCATATGTATTTCTGATTCCTTTCCGTAATTGCCGGCGAATTTGGCAGGGTATGGTGTTTATCGCTCTTCGGGCAGAGTTTCCGCTACGGACAGAATCAGCTCTTCCGACGGATTTTTTCGATTTTGGGCAGACACTTCGACGATCAGGCGGTAAAGGCTGACCTTCTTTTCCGCGGCGATCCGGGTGAACAGCTTCAGGAAGCTGGAGTGACAGCCGGAATAGCCCAGAATCAGCTCGATGGGCGTGATGGCGGGCCGGTAATCATGAAGCTTCATGGCCGGGATCAGCTCTTCGTCCAGGAAGCGCAGAAGTCCATACAGGTCGATCCCGGGTTCCAGCAGTCCTGTGTGCTGCAGGACCGCGGCGGCGGCCTCGGTGGGAATGTTTCCGGCGCTGCGTGCCATGCCGAGCAGCCCGCAGTCGATCACCCGGGCGCCGTGTTCCGCCGCCGCCAGTGCATTTGCAATCGAGAGGCCCAGATTGTTGTGCCCGTGGAATCCGACGGGGATGGAAAGGGCGTGTGAAAGAGCCTCCGAATACCGGGCAGCCTGCTCCGGTGTCATGGTGCCGGCCGAATCCATGATGGTAATCTCGTCAAGACCTTTGGATTCCAGCAGCTTCGCTTCCTCCGCCAGTTGTTCCGGAGTCAAAAGATAGGCTTTCATCATGGAATAGCGCGCTTTCAGCCCGTATTCCTTCACCTTGGCGAGCGGCTCCAGCGCAATGGCGGCGTCGCCTGCATCCGCGCCGATCCGCAAAAATGAAAGGCCGTTTTCCGCGGCAAGGGCGACGCTCTTTTCACGGTAGCGCTTTGCGTTCAGGAACATTCCGATTTCCGCTTTTTTCAGATAGGGACGGGCCAGATCCAGGTATTCCCGGTCGGTGAGCGGTGCGATGAATTTGGCTACCTCATATGCGCCGATTCCGCCGGAATTCCCGTATTCGATCACTTTGATTCCGCTGCGGATCAGGCCGGACAGCATCATGTCGGTCAGCTCGGCCGAAAAGCCTTTTCCGACCACATTGGCACCGTCTCTTAAAGTACAATCCAACAATTGCATGGAAAGATTCTCCTTTGTCAGTTTCTGTTATTGACCGTCTTTGTTCAGATCCAGAATTTTAGAATAGGTCGCCTCCGAAAGAAGAAGGGAATCCGGGCCGCCGTTTCTTCGGGATTCCTCCAGCTCGCCGGGGATCAGGATCTGTTTCACGCCGGAGCGGGTCTTGGAATTTTTGATTTTCTCGAACCATTCTCCGCCGCGCCACTCGAACTGCTCCGGGTCGGTGAAATGGGCGATGTCGAACGCGCCGAAAAAGTGGCCGGTGCCCGCTTTGCCGTGCGAGTCGAACATCCCCTCGGATTCGCAGCTCAGCCGCGCTCCGCTGAGCAGGCAGCAGAAAGCCTCGATCACCATTGCGATCCCGTATCCTTTATGGCCCGCCATGGGCAGCAGGCTGCCGGAAATCGCCGCCGCAGGGTCGGTCGTATCGTTGCCGTATTTGTTGAGCGCCCAGCCGCGCGGAAGGCATTTTCCTTCCCGTTCGAAAATGCGGATCTTTCCTTTTGCCACCGCACTGACGGCGATGTCCAGGGTAAAAGGGACGTGTCCCCTTACGGGAAAGGAAACGGCGAACGGGTCGGTGCCGAGCAGGGGCTCCATGCCGCCGAACGGTGCCATCGCGGGGCCGGCCGCCGTGCACGCGAAACCGATGCACCCTTCCCGCGCCGCCATTCTGGAAAAATAAGAGGCGGCCCCAAAATGGTTGGAATTGCGTACGGCCGCAAAACAGGCCCCGTGTTTTTTCGCCCCCGCCACACATTCCTGCATCGCCCGGTGCGCCACCACCTGCCCAAGGCCGTCTCCCCCGTCGATGGAAAGGGCGCAGTCCCTCTCGGAAACGGTGATCTCCGGCACCGGGGAGATCAGGCCCTGGCGGATTCTTCGGATATAGGCGGGCAGCCGGATCAGCCCGTGGGATTCGATGCCGCAGATTTCCGCATCGAGCAGCGTGTCAGTCAGAAGATCGGCATCCTGCTCGGGCACTCCGGCACTGTGCAGGATTTTCAGACAACATTCGGTCAGGTCGGAAATGGAAACGCAAGTTTTTGACACAGTTTGTCCGCCCCTTTCTGAACTTCTATTTTTGTGATAGACCGAGCGTGGAACAGCGGAAGACAAACAGATCCATGTCCCGGATGAAATCAGCCTCCGCGGTCCGGAACGAACGGTCCCCTTCAAACGAATGGACGGCAATGATATGGACCACTTCGTCGGGCAGGCCGGCTTTCGCCGCCAGAATCGCGCCCGAAAGCGGGTGGCGGAGCAGATCCCCGGTTTTCCCGTGGACGGCCCTCCCGCTTTCCATCGCATACTCCGTGAACTTGCCCAGGTCGTGTGTCAGTGCGCCGCAGATCAGGATATCCCGGTCAACCCGCTTTCCGTGACGCACAAAGTATTTGTCCAGAAACAGATAGTTCCGAAGCACCGCCTGCGTCACATCGCGGATGTGCTCGATCAGGCCGACGTCGCAGTTTCCCCGGCTGATGCTTACCGGCGCATGGAGGACATCCTCGTCGCTCCAGCCGCCCTCTTTGATCGCAAGCTGAAAGGCCGAAACAGTCTGGTCGCGCAGCTTTTCCGACCTGATCTCCAGAATCTCGGGCAAAAGCGCTAAAATTTGTTGCCGTTCCATCCAAGCACTCCTTTCCCCCTTCTTTTTTACTAACAAGAGAGATAAAATTTTGTAAAAATGTTCATTGATTCTTAACACTTTTTATGATAACATCAAAATACGACAAAATCCAACAGATTATTATAGATTGTGAGACAGCCTTTTTGCTGTTGGGGGAGTGGAAATGAGTTTTCTCAGCCTGAATTATTTTCTGGTTGCCGCGGAAGAGATGAATATCACAAAAGCGGCGCAGCGCCTTTACATTACCCAGCAGTCGCTCAGCTCCCACATACAGCGGCTGGAAGAGCACTATGGAGTTCGCCTTTTCGAGCGGAAGCCGGCATTGAAGCTGACGGTGGCCGGCGAATATATGGTGACGTTCGCAAACCGGATTCTGTTCTTGGAAAAGCAGATGGTTTCTCAGTTTTCGGAGCTTTCCGAAAAAAATATCGGCCGGCTCACCGTGGGGTTTTCCCGCTCCCGTTCCAGAATTTTTATGCCGGATATCTGGTCGCTGTACCATGCCCAATATCCCAACATCGATGTGGTGCTGGTAGACGCGCTGACCGTACAGTTCGACGAGATGCTTCAGGATGGGAAGATCGACCTTTATATCGGGGTGGATGCGCCCGAAGAATCCAATACCTGCTGTACGCACCTTGTCCAGGAACGGCTTTACTGCATTATGAGCGAGGAGCTTCTGAAGAAATGCCTGCCCGGCACCTGGAAGCAGTTTTTGGTGAACGCCCGGAGCGGGCTGGACCTGAACTGTATCCGGAATTTTCCATTTATCATGCTGCCGCCGAACAACCGGTTCCGTGCCCGGGTCGACCGTTATTTTTCCTCGATCGGCGTGATCCCTCACATCGTGTTTGAAACCAGCCAGCATGAGATGATTTATGCCCTTTGCCGGCAGTCATACGGCGTGGGCCTGATCTCGCAGATGTACCTGTACCAGCCGCTGAAGCAGCCCGAAGAAAAAGGGGCCTTTTATGTGTTTCCGATCAAAAACAATATCGGCTCCAGCACGATCGACCTTGTCTATCGGTTCAGCAACCCCATGCCGAAATATATCCGGGCCTTTCTGGATTCAGTGGAAGCCGTATTTCAGACGTATACGGATTCGGTGGATTCCATGATAGAAAAAGCGACCGGAATCTGTGCCGCCGAAGGATAAGGCGCAGATTTCGGGCCGGATGAGGAAACGCCGTACCGAGCGGGAATGAACCGCTCTCGGTACGGCGTTTTGATTTACGGAGCTTAGACGACTTCCACGATGGTCAGATTGGCCTGAATGGGCGACGTGCCGTAAGTGACTGTCGCGCCGCTGTTGTTGAACAGGTTGAAGACCAGCGGGACGGTCGTTACGGTGAGCAGGGCGCTTCCGTTGAGCTGAAGCGTGACGACCGGCGAAGGCGAAGAAGCCAGAACCGTCTGGGCGCCTCCGGCGACGACCCGGATGCCGAACGAAACGTTGGTTGCCGCTTCGGCGCCGTCTGTGTTGACCCACCAGGAAATATAATAATTGCCCGGCTGAGTGATGAAGAAGTTTCCGACTCCCGCGTTGTAGGTGATGTTAGCGGAGGGAGCGTTGACGGTGGTATCGAACAGGACGTTGGTACCGGTCGCGACCGTGCCGCCGCTGCTGCCCTGCAGCTGAACCTGCAGGCCGGAAAGCTCGGAACCAGGGCCCGTAGGCCCTGTGGGGCCGGTCGGGCCGGTGGGACCCGTGCCGCCCGTCGGACCCGTAGGCCCTGTGGGGCCGGTTGGGCCGGTGGGACCAGTAGCGGCATCCGTTTCTGCACAACCGCGCTTTTTCACCCTGCGCTTCCATCATATCGGACATCCCGCCCGGCATATGCTGGGATGAAATCCGGGAAAGGGGATGCGCGGGATGAAAGAGGCGGGAAAATCTTCGGCTCAGCCGGAGGCGAATGAAATCCGGGAGGACGATCTGGTGCAGATCGAAGAGATTCAGATCGACACATCGCTTCCGCCGGAACAGCGGATGAGGGATTATTTGAAGAAGGTCAAAAATCCGTATGCGTTCCGGTGCGGGCAGATCACGGTGCGGCTCTGTTTCGACCCGGACGGAAAGGGGCTGGGCGATCTGCTTCGGGACTATTTTATCAAAAAGCAGGCCGACGGCTCCTTTATGGAGTGAAAGGAACGGGAAGAATGGCGCGCGTTCACGGGATGCCGGAGGCCGGCTGGAAGGTGGCGGTTTATATCCGCCTTTCCAAAGAAGACGGAAACGACGAAAGCCTAAGCGTGGGGAATCAGAAAAAAATAGCGCTGGATTATCTGGAGCATTCGTTTGAAGGCGTTTGTCGGACGGTGGATTTTTATACGGATGACGGGCTGACGGGGACGGACTACGACCGCCCCGGATTTCAGCGGATGCTGCGCGGGATAGAGGCGGGGAAGATCGACTGCGTTGTGTGCAAGAACCTGTCCCGGGCATTCCGGAACTATGCGGATCAGGGGTATTTTCTGGAAAATTATTTTCCGCGGCACGGCACGCGGTTTATCACCATCGGGGACCCGCGGGTGGACAGTTATCTGCACCCCGAAACCATTCAGAATCTGGAAGTGCCGATCACGGGATTGATGAACGACCGCTTTGCCTGCAGGACATCCGGGGATATCCGCGCGACCTTCGACACGAAACGCAGGAACGGCGAGTTCATCGGCGCATTTGCGCCGTACGGCTATCAGAAGGACCCGAACAACAAAAACGCCCTCGTTCCGGACGAAGAAGCGGCCCGGGTGGTCAGGCGGATTTTTCTGTGGTTCGCGTACGCGGGCATGAGCAAAAACGGAATCGCGAGAAAGCTGAACGAATGGGCGGTGCCGAACCCCACGGAATACAAGCGGCGGAGCGGCATGAAATACCATAATCCCAGCGGGGCCGGGAACGACGGGCTTTGGAGCGCCGGCACCGTCGCGCGGATCCTGAGCAATCCGGTGTATCTCGGCCATATGGTGCAGGGGCGGCAGAAGGTCGTCAGCTACAAGGTGCACGACAAGGTTCCGGTGCCCCGGGAAAAATGGTTCGTCAAAGAGAACACCCATGCCCCGGTCGTCGATGCGGAAACCTTTGAGAGAGCGCAGAGCCTTCAGCAGCAAAATACCCGCACCGCGCCGAGCTGCGGCAGGCTGTCCCTGTTTTCGGGATTCCTGCGCTGCTCCGGCTGCGGAAAGGCGCTTTCGAGGAAGCGC
This window of the Ruminococcaceae bacterium BL-6 genome carries:
- a CDS encoding Glycosyl transferase family 2 → MGRYQVCVYAIAKNEEKFVDRWMDSMREADLVVVTDTGSTDGTVEKLRGRGAVVFTEEVKPWRFDAARNLSLDHVPAGVDICVCTDLDEVFSPGWREHLEQVWQPDTNTARYLYNWSHRPDGSPDMQFYYSKIHSRKGFRWRYPVHEYLYYNGTPPQRTVYADSVVLDHYPDPEKSRGSYLPLLETAVRENPEDDRMCYYLGREYLYLGRFPDCIKTLKRHLSLPASTWAEERCASMRWIAKSYHRLGKDREAYSWYLRAAAEAPHLRDPYVELAQAAYEKKDWLTSFFAAEKALSIREKSKTYVNMGYSWDHTPDDLCAIACYRLGFLERSAEHARKALELSPGNERLKNNLRLIEQALSK
- a CDS encoding conserved protein of unknown function (Evidence 4 : Unknown function but conserved in other organisms); the protein is MGKGKPPAVAAFRYVAIRAPDWRPDKGEPKKDRAGRAGMKAALPKAEETGLRAGVFPMPCFLGITIISITAYAWPLHMLKKNTGKAIGTGLCKPVPIAQIYLVEGNK
- a CDS encoding Uncharacterized 52.8 kDa protein in TAR-I ttuC' 3'region, yielding MSESLGYLLQGFAAAATWYNLLYCLIGVAFGMMVGVLPGLGPSAGTALLLPLTFGMGPASSIIMLAGIYYGAMYGGTITSVLVNIPGESASVITCMEGYPLAQKGRAGVALGVAAIGSFVGGTIAMIGLVFVGPFVASQALKFGPPEYFCLMVMGMTMVVGLMGKSLVKGMTSAFLGLALSLVGLDNSSGIARFTLGTDYLLSGLDFICLAIGLFGLSEIFLSLETDLHSEVTIPPIKGLFPTKEERPIVTKSILRGTVLGFLIGLVPGTNSVIPTILSYSLEKKLSKHPEKFGTGVVEGVSGPETANNAYCGGSLIPLFTLGIPTSPTIAILLGAFVMHGLQPGPMLFQENPDVVWAVIASMFIGNTLLLFMNLPMAGFWAKLTHVPNRIMFPIIIVLCLVGTYSINNSVMDVVMTFLFGILGYLMKKGDFPIAPIILTFVLGDIMESTLVQSMTMFRGDAAQFVQRPICAVMLLITAAVLVVSILTTAKRRATYGDEEIEM
- a CDS encoding membrane protein of unknown function (Evidence 5 : Unknown function) — its product is MSTWVSAFLVVFSILSFFAEAKKEGIALNQIFPKGAGLKNMIVTWAALLVFLALVTITGFLPAAAIMLFLLFSLGYSWKRAVALSVIVAALCYVVFKILLQVPLPVGIFGI
- a CDS encoding conserved exported protein of unknown function (Evidence 4 : Unknown function but conserved in other organisms), translating into MKKAACMVFSLLMILSLLSCSAKPSTSTQASGSKAAEADINWPTKPITILVPWSAGGGSDLCVRTLVPYLENELGTSITVVNKTGANGWIAWNELAKAAPDGYTMAQFNIPAFYAGYLDPQQNRKENLESFRTIANQISDWGTMVVKKGDKRFSSAKDLVEYAKTHELLAGDAGKGSNKHMVTESLKKAIPGLKLVPVHQSGWNDNYAALLGGHIDVAWGSVGETLSAYKSGEVDILCVFAPKRSEVLPDVPTYNELKLSSEVLSPSDRGFFMPAGVDEKVYAKISKAFEKAIQNPEHIQKMKDMGMVVNYIGGDEYAAYAKKCEQDVAAMADVMGWK
- a CDS encoding 3-phosphoglycerate dehydrogenase, whose amino-acid sequence is MAKKILGLVGRFDNNMIREVTRLLPNQFELELISPEDDHSKLRNIHYMITRQMLINREVISAAPKLEVIQRWGSGYDKVDVACATERGIPVLIAAGVNAVSVSEHAVLLMLAVLRRITLADRSVHRGTWLIPEILEQARTLSGKTVGLVGFGNIARLVAEKVNVFGAKVQYYDLVRGTARQEQDLRASYVSLDTLMGTSDIVSIHVPLTAQTEGLIGREEIGRMKPEAVLINTARGKIVDEQALADALEGNRLSGAGIDTFANEPVESGNRLLTFENVICTPHIGGSTLDNHAFCARHCMNNLMDALEGREFSKRDLVNPEYKVHSL
- a CDS encoding 4-hydroxy-2-oxovalerate aldolase, whose protein sequence is MQLLDCTLRDGANVVGKGFSAELTDMMLSGLIRSGIKVIEYGNSGGIGAYEVAKFIAPLTDREYLDLARPYLKKAEIGMFLNAKRYREKSVALAAENGLSFLRIGADAGDAAIALEPLAKVKEYGLKARYSMMKAYLLTPEQLAEEAKLLESKGLDEITIMDSAGTMTPEQAARYSEALSHALSIPVGFHGHNNLGLSIANALAAAEHGARVIDCGLLGMARSAGNIPTEAAAAVLQHTGLLEPGIDLYGLLRFLDEELIPAMKLHDYRPAITPIELILGYSGCHSSFLKLFTRIAAEKKVSLYRLIVEVSAQNRKNPSEELILSVAETLPEER
- a CDS encoding Lactate dehydrogenase yields the protein MSKTCVSISDLTECCLKILHSAGVPEQDADLLTDTLLDAEICGIESHGLIRLPAYIRRIRQGLISPVPEITVSERDCALSIDGGDGLGQVVAHRAMQECVAGAKKHGACFAAVRNSNHFGAASYFSRMAAREGCIGFACTAAGPAMAPFGGMEPLLGTDPFAVSFPVRGHVPFTLDIAVSAVAKGKIRIFEREGKCLPRGWALNKYGNDTTDPAAAISGSLLPMAGHKGYGIAMVIEAFCCLLSGARLSCESEGMFDSHGKAGTGHFFGAFDIAHFTDPEQFEWRGGEWFEKIKNSKTRSGVKQILIPGELEESRRNGGPDSLLLSEATYSKILDLNKDGQ
- a CDS encoding HD_domain domain-containing protein, which gives rise to MERQQILALLPEILEIRSEKLRDQTVSAFQLAIKEGGWSDEDVLHAPVSISRGNCDVGLIEHIRDVTQAVLRNYLFLDKYFVRHGKRVDRDILICGALTHDLGKFTEYAMESGRAVHGKTGDLLRHPLSGAILAAKAGLPDEVVHIIAVHSFEGDRSFRTAEADFIRDMDLFVFRCSTLGLSQK
- a CDS encoding LysR family transcriptional regulator, with protein sequence MSFLSLNYFLVAAEEMNITKAAQRLYITQQSLSSHIQRLEEHYGVRLFERKPALKLTVAGEYMVTFANRILFLEKQMVSQFSELSEKNIGRLTVGFSRSRSRIFMPDIWSLYHAQYPNIDVVLVDALTVQFDEMLQDGKIDLYIGVDAPEESNTCCTHLVQERLYCIMSEELLKKCLPGTWKQFLVNARSGLDLNCIRNFPFIMLPPNNRFRARVDRYFSSIGVIPHIVFETSQHEMIYALCRQSYGVGLISQMYLYQPLKQPEEKGAFYVFPIKNNIGSSTIDLVYRFSNPMPKYIRAFLDSVEAVFQTYTDSVDSMIEKATGICAAEG
- a CDS encoding protein of unknown function (Evidence 5 : Unknown function), whose product is MKKRGCAETDAATGPTGPTGPTGPTGPTGGTGPTGPTGPTGPTGPGSELSGLQVQLQGSSGGTVATGTNVLFDTTVNAPSANITYNAGVGNFFITQPGNYYISWWVNTDGAEAATNVSFGIRVVAGGAQTVLASSPSPVVTLQLNGSALLTVTTVPLVFNLFNNSGATVTYGTSPIQANLTIVEVV
- a CDS encoding conserved protein of unknown function (Evidence 4 : Unknown function but conserved in other organisms), which encodes MKEAGKSSAQPEANEIREDDLVQIEEIQIDTSLPPEQRMRDYLKKVKNPYAFRCGQITVRLCFDPDGKGLGDLLRDYFIKKQADGSFME